The DNA window ATAGGTAATCAAATACTATTCGCGGCAGAAACAGGGTTGCAACATGGGTATGAATGCGCTCGCTGTGATTTGCAAGGAAAAGACTTTCAAAAGGTCAACTTAAGCCATGCGAATTTACAAGAAACCCTGTTAATGAGCAGTAACTTACATCAAGCAAATTTGAGCTATGCCAATTTGCAACGGGCAGACTTGCGGGGTGCAGATTTAAGCCTTGCAATCCTCCATTCAGCCAATTTACAAAAAGCGGATTTACGACGGGTTGAATTAAGTCAAGCTCAACTACAATCTGCACAATTAATGCAGGTCGATTTAAGCGATGCGGAATTAAGTACCGCTATTTTAACCAAAGCCAATTTACATCAAGCGGATTTAAAAAACGCTCAATTAGAAAGTGTTCAAGCGAAACAAGCCTTATTCACCGATGCAGATTTACGCAATGCCTTATTAACTAACGCAGATTTACGGGGCGCGAATTTTTCACGTGCGAAGATGAGCGAGGTTAATTTAGAAAATACCCAATTAAGTTGGGCAATTTTGCAACAAGCCGATTTACGGGGGGCATTTTTAACCGAAGCGGATTTAAGACGCGCCAATTTACGGGAGGCGGATTTGCAAGGCGCAGATTTACAAAAAGCCGATTTACGTGAGGCGGATTTAACCAATACCAACTTACGCAAAGCCAACTTACAAGGTGCGTTATTTAGCAGTGAAAGTGATTTACAAAAAGCCCGTTTACAAGGTGCAAACTTACAAGGCGCGTGTTTTGCGGTGACTGTCGCCGAAAATCCCCAATGGAGCTGTATCCGCTAACCAAACATTAACCCATACTAAAAAAAAACAATAAAAACAGAATAGGCGAATGCCATTTTAATCCTAATATAATAACCATTACTATCCAGACCACGCACGCAGGGGCTGAATCATGTTGTTTAATCCCACAGAACTTGTTATTGACGCTTTTGTTGAAAAACTAGAAGTTGCTTACCGCCGTAATTACGGCACGTTAGAATCAGGTAACGGTTCTATTATTGCGTGGGCAGGACGTATGGCACTGGAGCATTTTGCCAATAGTGACGCGCTTTACCATAATATGGAACACACTATTATGGTGACGCTAGTCGGGCAAGAAATTCTACGCGGTAAACATATTCGTGATGGTGGCGTATCGCATCGTGACTGGCTCAACTTCATTATTTCCTTGTTATGCCATGATATTGGACATATACGTGGTATTTGTCGAGATGATAAAGATGGTCATTACACAACAGGTATTCGCAGCGAAACGGTGCAATTACCTTTAGGCTCAACCGATGCCGCCATGTCTCCCTATCACGTTGACAGGGGTAAATTATTTATTCGTGAACGTTTTGGCGGAAATTCTGTGATAGATGCTGAAGTGATTGCCGCGAATATTGAATTAACGCGTTTCCCTGTCCCGAATGATTCTGACCATCAAAGTACCAGCTCTTACCCTGGATTAGTCCGTGCAGCGGATTTAATTGGGCAACTTGCTGACCCGAATTATTTACGTAAATTACCCGCGTTGTTTTACGAATTTCAAGAAACAGGCATTAATGAAAAATTAAACTACCATACACCCAATGATTTACGCGCAAACTATCCTGCATTTTATTGGAATATGGTCAGCCGTTATATTCATGATGGATTGTGTTATTTAAAAGTAACACAAGAAGGAAAACAATGGATTGCGAATTTATATTCGCATGTTTTCTCTTCAGAGCATGCGGAGTTTGATGTGCGTTAATTCAACGTTTGGGATGATTTTGAATATTCTGATTCAGACAAAAAGACCTGCTAGGTTTTAAAAACCTAGCAGGTCTCGATTTTTTTAGTCTCAGCAAATTCAGGTTATTTTGATTTTTCTAAACATTATAGTAACCGTACTATAAAACGACACGAAGGACTGGCAGTCCTTTGAGGACTGCCAGTCCTAAATTTGAATCACTTTATGGTACGTTTACTATATCTTAGGTTGAAACAGACAGTGCAGGATTCAACACGCGCCCCATTAATAGAATTGAGCCTGAGAAATTCTCGACAATGACAAATATAAAAGGATGGTCTGCACGAAATACTTCATTTTCTTGTACATCTATTTGTATGGGGGCAGTGCTCACGGCGGTCGCAACACTGGCATCCATTCCCATTTCATTTACCGCAGTAAATGTTTTGTGTAAAAAAGTTTGAATCACTAAATCTTGTGTGCCATCAATGCCTGAAAAATCCGCAATATCTTGTTGAAAAGCGTCTTTAATCCCTAAGGTTGTTAATGCCTCAAATAAATTGAATTCTGCATTTAAAGCAAAACTCGGCAAATAAATATCCATGACTTTTGCCTGACTTTCGTTCAATAATCCTAACCATTGTTGTAATAACTCAGGCGTTAATTTCTCTTCTAATTCAATAATCCCATCGACTTGATTAGGTAATAACACCATCATAGACATGGGTGGTACATCATGTTTTTTAGGAAAGCGATAATCTAAACAAAGAATTTGTAAGCCATTTCTAACTAAATGAAATACCCGCGTTCCCAATTTTTCCATCATTAAGACTTCAACTTCTTCATGTTCTGAGACATAAAACGTTGCAGGTCTTGTATTTTCAAAATAGCTATACCAATCAGCTTTAAAATAAATTGCGTTTGTAATAATCAGACGTGTTTGTTCTGTTAATAAATCAGGGGTTACAATTTGCGGGATTTTTCCCTGTGTTTTTTCTGAACACCATGCATTAATGACATAAGCAATTTTTTCATCGCTCATATCAATAAACTCAATGACTGCATCATATTGATTAGTCACTGCTTCAAATTGTGCCAGTAATAATGAAGCCTTGACCCATAATGCATTAGCTGTTTGAATCTTAATAAATTTATTATGATTTAACCGTTCTAATGCTTCCATCACTTGCAACATTTCGTTTGTAATTTCATCCACCGTCTCTGCTTGCAATGCCTGAATCAATTGCATTTGCGTTGTCCCACGTGCGCCAAGGGCAAGCACGGTTAACATCGTTGCAATACTGAATGGCGAAAATAGTAAATTATTCTCTGTATGCAAGGCTTTATATAAGTTGACGGCAAAACGATTAACTTTAAGGCAGGGAGGTTGCGGGGGAGTATTAACAGTTGTTTCAGGGAGCGTGTTGAGAATGTCTGTCGGTTCTTCACCGTTGACAGGTTCGTCTTCGGTCTCACTTTTGATGCTTATCTGGTCTAAAACAATGGCATTGCCATATGAGGGAGGGATTGGTTTATTCTGCTGTTGAAAGGCAAGGATATTGTCATACAACATCTGACTTAATTGATTACGACAATCATCTAAATTCTCTGATTGTACAATAATCTCCTGCCATTCAAGGATTTTACCGATAAACCCTGTCTCCGTTTTGATATAAAGCGCGTTATAACTTGTTAGTTTCATGTCGTTCATGGTCGTTATCTAGTCAGTACTGCTTACACAAAACGTGATTGCTGAAAGTCAGCATGAAATATAATGAAAATCAACGCACAAAATACTACTAAACAGAAAGATAGCCAATAGGAAACTGACATCTACGCAGAAAATCTATTTTACTTTTACAGGGTTAATTGCGTTAAAACCTGCTGTTTTAATAATAAATATATACTATAGCGTACACCAAACCCTGTTATTGCCGTTGGAATATGGGCTAATCCGTTTTCATGGTATTGACTGGCTAAATCAATATGTACCCACGCAATCTCAGGATTAACAAAACGGCTTAAAAAACGAGTCGCATAAATATGGTCTGCCTCATTATCCTCATTATTTTCAGGGCACTGCTTGATATCTGCAATATCACTATGTAATCGTTCATCATAATCCTCATCCCACGGGAACGCACACATCCGCTCACCTGATATCTGTCCCGCTGCGATTAAGCTAGGTAGTAAATGTGCACGATTACAAAATAAACCACTATAACGAGTCCCTAACGCAAGCAGGCAACCATAAGTTAATGTCGCATAATCAATAATTAAATCAGGTTTTTCCTCACAAGCAAGGACTAAAGTATCCGCTAAGAGCAAACGCCCTTCTGCATCGGTATCCGTGATTTCAATTGTCACCCCATTACTTGCTTGAATCACATCATTGGATTTATACGCAAACGCACTAATATGGTTTTCTGCCAATGCAAGCCAGCAATCAACAGCAAAATCAACTTTTAATTGGCTCAACGCTAACAATGTACCTAACGCAACTGCACTGCCTTGCATGTCTAAATGCATATTTGCCATGGCAGGACGTGTTTTTAAATGCAAGCCACCTGTATCAAAGCAAATGCCTTTCCCCACTAACGCCACTTTCTGACGATAAGTAGCAGGACGATAACGCAGGCATAAAATACCCGCATCATTTGCCTCGCTTGCTTGCGTCACGGCGAGAAACGCGCCCGCATGTTTAACCCGTAGCGCGTTTAAATCGTAAAATTTCACATCCCATTGATGCTCTTCTGCAAGTCGCTCCACCCGTTGCCGATACAATAAAGGTGTGAGCTTATTCGCAGGTAAAGCCGATAAATAACGTGCTAACTGATTACCCCGTGCCTCTGCATAGGTTTGTGCAAATTGGTCATCCACCGCAACGCCATAGACTTCAATTTGCAAAAAAGTCTGCCCATTGCTTTTCGACTGACTTTTAAAACAAGGCATTTCTGCCGCTGCTGCCAATAACGCAGCAACAATATTTTCTGCTAACTGCGCCGCAAATACGTCTGTAAAGCCTGCAATGCAAACCCCAATGACTTGCGGATGATAAATAACATGAGGCTTAACTAATTGGCGTGCGAGGGTTAAATTTTGAAAACTGCTATTTTTTTCCTGCGAAAATCCCAATGTGACCAAACTCGCGCTTAAATTCGGTAATTCAATCGTTAAAGGACTTTCCTGCTGTTGATGACGACGCAAATATCGCTGTTTAAATACGTCCGTATAAGGAAAAACAGGCCATGCTGTCTGCAACACATGTGCGGGTAAAACCATGACCCAATGGCTTAATGAATCGATATCTGATTGTGTTGGCAGACGCGCATAACTATTAATCTTCATGATTTATCCTGTAAACGCCAGATTTTACGCTGTAACTCAAAGGTATCTGAAGTTACATAGTTCTCTACTTTTCGCATTCGTTGTTCAATATCTGTGAATTTAATGTCTAATTCTGTGAGTAAAATGGGTAATTGGGTGACAAATTGCTGTTGTTCCTCATTTATTACCGTGACGGGTTTAACAGGTAAAAATATCCCCAATAGGAGATAACCGAAAAAAATAACGGGAAAAAAGAAAAAGAGCGTAAAGAAAACCGTAAGACGGATAAAAACAACATCAATATCCCAATAATCCGCGATACCCGCACAAACGCCTAAAAGCCACTTATTTTCCTTATTTTTATAAAGTCTTTTGTAGCTCATTTTTGTTTCCGCCATTCAGGAAGGGCATTATCTAAAATAGATTCTAAAACCAAAATGCGATTTTCTAAAACCTCTGCTTTTTTTTGCAAGGCTAAAACCCGTTGCTGGTCTTCTTCGGACAATGTCCCTTTTTGTTTACTTTTCCAACGATAATGCAAAATCAACCATAACGGTAAAATAAAAACAATCAACACAGCTAATAAATCTGAGAATTCTTTCATGTTATCTCTCTACGTGGTAACAAAAACGAAGTTCTATTATTTTGCAATGAAACTGTCTTTCTTTATAGTCTTGAATCCTATTTTTACTATAAACAGACACCACTTTTTTTTATAAAAAAACCAAAGGAAAATGATGGAAACGCCCGCTTTACACGCCAAAAAAATCTTGTTTTACACCTTATTAGCCCTATTCGCTTTTGCAGCTAACTCTCTTTTTTGTCGAATGGCGTTAGGGAAAGCGTTAATTGATGGCACTAGTTTTACCCTGATTCGCCTACTATCTGGCTCAATAACCCTCGTTGTTATCACCCTGCTGTTTAAAAAATCCACGTGGCAATCCGTGCCGATGGATTATCGTGCGGCTGGATTCTTATTTCTATACGCAATAACATTTTCATTTGCTTATGGTTATTTAAGTACAGGTACAGGGGCATTAATCTTATTTGGTTCAGTACAAGCAACCATGATAGGTGTGGCATTATGGCGAGGAGAAAGACCACACCCGATTGAGTGGGTAGGATTAATTTTAGCCTTAACAGGCTTAGTGTATTTAGT is part of the Beggiatoa alba B18LD genome and encodes:
- a CDS encoding pentapeptide repeat-containing protein; this encodes MWKTLFSYITLLIMLIGNQILFAAETGLQHGYECARCDLQGKDFQKVNLSHANLQETLLMSSNLHQANLSYANLQRADLRGADLSLAILHSANLQKADLRRVELSQAQLQSAQLMQVDLSDAELSTAILTKANLHQADLKNAQLESVQAKQALFTDADLRNALLTNADLRGANFSRAKMSEVNLENTQLSWAILQQADLRGAFLTEADLRRANLREADLQGADLQKADLREADLTNTNLRKANLQGALFSSESDLQKARLQGANLQGACFAVTVAENPQWSCIR
- a CDS encoding Npun_R2479 family HD domain-containing metalloprotein, with product MLFNPTELVIDAFVEKLEVAYRRNYGTLESGNGSIIAWAGRMALEHFANSDALYHNMEHTIMVTLVGQEILRGKHIRDGGVSHRDWLNFIISLLCHDIGHIRGICRDDKDGHYTTGIRSETVQLPLGSTDAAMSPYHVDRGKLFIRERFGGNSVIDAEVIAANIELTRFPVPNDSDHQSTSSYPGLVRAADLIGQLADPNYLRKLPALFYEFQETGINEKLNYHTPNDLRANYPAFYWNMVSRYIHDGLCYLKVTQEGKQWIANLYSHVFSSEHAEFDVR
- a CDS encoding serpin family protein; the protein is MKLTSYNALYIKTETGFIGKILEWQEIIVQSENLDDCRNQLSQMLYDNILAFQQQNKPIPPSYGNAIVLDQISIKSETEDEPVNGEEPTDILNTLPETTVNTPPQPPCLKVNRFAVNLYKALHTENNLLFSPFSIATMLTVLALGARGTTQMQLIQALQAETVDEITNEMLQVMEALERLNHNKFIKIQTANALWVKASLLLAQFEAVTNQYDAVIEFIDMSDEKIAYVINAWCSEKTQGKIPQIVTPDLLTEQTRLIITNAIYFKADWYSYFENTRPATFYVSEHEEVEVLMMEKLGTRVFHLVRNGLQILCLDYRFPKKHDVPPMSMMVLLPNQVDGIIELEEKLTPELLQQWLGLLNESQAKVMDIYLPSFALNAEFNLFEALTTLGIKDAFQQDIADFSGIDGTQDLVIQTFLHKTFTAVNEMGMDASVATAVSTAPIQIDVQENEVFRADHPFIFVIVENFSGSILLMGRVLNPALSVST
- a CDS encoding M17 family metallopeptidase; its protein translation is MKINSYARLPTQSDIDSLSHWVMVLPAHVLQTAWPVFPYTDVFKQRYLRRHQQQESPLTIELPNLSASLVTLGFSQEKNSSFQNLTLARQLVKPHVIYHPQVIGVCIAGFTDVFAAQLAENIVAALLAAAAEMPCFKSQSKSNGQTFLQIEVYGVAVDDQFAQTYAEARGNQLARYLSALPANKLTPLLYRQRVERLAEEHQWDVKFYDLNALRVKHAGAFLAVTQASEANDAGILCLRYRPATYRQKVALVGKGICFDTGGLHLKTRPAMANMHLDMQGSAVALGTLLALSQLKVDFAVDCWLALAENHISAFAYKSNDVIQASNGVTIEITDTDAEGRLLLADTLVLACEEKPDLIIDYATLTYGCLLALGTRYSGLFCNRAHLLPSLIAAGQISGERMCAFPWDEDYDERLHSDIADIKQCPENNEDNEADHIYATRFLSRFVNPEIAWVHIDLASQYHENGLAHIPTAITGFGVRYSIYLLLKQQVLTQLTL
- a CDS encoding PspC domain-containing protein → MSYKRLYKNKENKWLLGVCAGIADYWDIDVVFIRLTVFFTLFFFFPVIFFGYLLLGIFLPVKPVTVINEEQQQFVTQLPILLTELDIKFTDIEQRMRKVENYVTSDTFELQRKIWRLQDKS
- the pspB gene encoding envelope stress response membrane protein PspB translates to MKEFSDLLAVLIVFILPLWLILHYRWKSKQKGTLSEEDQQRVLALQKKAEVLENRILVLESILDNALPEWRKQK